One window of Mastacembelus armatus chromosome 20, fMasArm1.2, whole genome shotgun sequence genomic DNA carries:
- the l3mbtl4 gene encoding lethal(3)malignant brain tumor-like protein 4 isoform X1, with product MRSALGASVFPCCGAVSRPTRRSLSSKQKKSKKMKNKVSSSQVTVKRRSWSWQQYLNEEKAEAAPVTLFTQSQSFPSRRPGFKVGMKLEGIDPLHPSMLCVLTVAEVIGCRLRLHIDGYSECYDFWVNADSADIRPAGWCKDHNHKLHPPKGHSETDFDWDTYLQSTTSHAAAPTLFTCRPAGCDFRVGMKLEAVDRKNPGLVCVASVADVIDDRFLVHFDNWDDKYDYWCDSSSPYIHPVGWCEEKGRPLTAPQGHPDPENFLWEEYLNETGSTAAPSSAFTLRSPHSFQLNHKLEAVDRRNPMLIRVATVTDIEDYRVKIHYDGWSQQFDVWFDSDMCDLHPLGWCQRTGHPLEPPPGSSPMPPPSQGVCPTPGCRGVGHIKGAKYSGHHSAFGCPYSDINMRKEVVLPDRLGGERVVTLVPVTLHHHGNQSNRRGIQVKAEPGDRSLRLPLGKRRRQADRLSQPTKFLCVKQEEEELHLPALRQAESSLQAALHQSVFLSAMSVQPGRDLTLCWEQHRKLLPAVTGVHADTVQHWTVQQVSDFIQSLPGCEEQAKQFRDEQIDGRAFLLLTQQDIVRIMSIKLGPALKIYNSILMFRHAEDWSQSRAKDKSQSGAEERTTSCIKDRSQSHPKDKNQSGAEDKSQSGAEQRNPECARDKSESDAEVTDT from the exons ATGCGCAGTGCCCTCGGTGCGTCAGTGTTTCCGTGTTGTGGAGCCGTCAGCAGACCGACACGGAGGTCTTTGAGCTCG aaacagaaaaaatcaAAGAAGATGAAGAACAAAGTCAGCAGCTCTCAAG tgactGTAAAGAGACGGTCGTGGTCCTGGCAGCAGTACCTGAACGAAGAGAAGGCCGAGGCTGCACCTGTCACTCTGTttacacag TCCCAGTCCTTTCCCAGTAGGAGACCTGGATTTAAAGTCGGGATGAAGCTGGAGGGGATCGACCCTCTTCACCCATCCATGCTTTGTGTGCTGACAGTCGCTGAG GTGATTGGCTGTCGGCTGCGCCTCCATATCGACGGGTACTCGGAGTGCTATGACTTCTGGGTAAACGCGGACTCGGCTGACATCAGACCTGCAGGATGGTGTAAAGACCACAACCACAAGCTCCATCCGCCGAAAG gGCACAGTGAGACGGACTTTGACTGGGACACGTACCTTCAGTCCACAACCTCTCATGCTGCTGCGCCCACTCTGTTCACCTGTCGCCCTGCA GGCTGTGATTTTAGGGTGGGGATGAAGTTGGAGGCGGTCGACAGAAAGAACCCTGGACTCGTCTGTGTTGCCTCCGTTGCCGATGTAATTGACGACCGCTTTCTGGTTCATTTTGACAACTGGGACGACAAGTACGACTACTG GTGTGACAGCAGCAGCCCGTACATCCATCCTGTTGGTTGGTGTGAGGAGAAGGGCCGACCTCTGACTGCGCCCCAAG GGCACCCTGACCCTGAGAACTTCCTATGGGAAGAATATTTGAATGAGACTGGTTCCACTGCTGCTCCCAGTTCAGCCTTCACACTG AGGTCTCCACACAGTTTCCAATTAAACCACAAACTAGAGGCAGTCGACAGGAGGAACCCCATGTTGATCCGTGTTGCCACAGTAACAGATATAGAGGACTACAGGGTGAAG ATCCATTATGACGGCTGGTCGCAGCAGTTTGACGTCTGGTTTGACAGCGACATGTGTGACCTACATCCTCTTGGCTGGTGTCAGCGCACAGGACATCCACTGGAACCACCCCCAG GTTCTTCCCCCATGCCCCCCCCGTCTCAGGGTGTTTGTCCCACTCCGGGCTGCAGAGGAGTCGGACACATCAAAGGAGCCAAATACTCTGGACACCACAG TGCCTTTGGCTGCCCATACTCAGACATCAACATGCGTAAGGAGGTGGTGCTCCCAGATAGACTGGGAGGAGAGAGAGTTGTCACTCTCGTCCCTGTTACTCtgcatcaccatggcaaccagtCCAACAG GAGAGGAATCCAGGTAAAGGCGGAGCCCGGAGACAGGAGTCTGCGGCTTCCTCTGGGGAAGAGAAGAcgacaggcagacag ACTGTCCCAGCCAACCAAATTCCTCTGtgtgaaacaggaagaggaggagcttcACCTCCCTGCTCTCAGACAAG CAGAGTCCAGCCTGCAGGCTGCGCTCCACCAGTCCGTCTTCCTGTCAGCAATGTCGGTGCAGCCTGGCCGCGACCTGACGCTCTGCTGGGAGCAACACCGCAAACTGTTGCCCGCGGTCACTGGGGTCCATGCCGATACCGTCCAGCACTGGACCGTTCAGCAG GTGTCAGATTTCATCCAGTCCCTCCCCGGCTGTGAGGAGCAGGCTAAACAGTTCAGAGATGAG CAAATTGATGGGCGGGCCTTTCTGCTGCTCACCCAGCAGGACATTGTCAGGATTATGTCAATCAAACTCGGTCCTGCCCTCAAGATCTACAACTCTATCTTAATGTTCAGACACGCTGAGGATTGGAGCCAATCACGTGCCAAGGACAAGAGCCAATCAGGTGCAGAGGAGAGAACCACATCATGCATCAAGGACAGGAGCCAATCACATCCCAAGGACAAAAACCAATCAGGTGCTGAGGACAAAAGTCAATCAGGTGCAGAGCAGAGGAACCCAGAATGTGCGAGAGACAAGAGCGAATCAGATGCTGAGGTCACTGACACCTGA
- the l3mbtl4 gene encoding lethal(3)malignant brain tumor-like protein 4 isoform X3, with protein sequence MRSALGASVFPCCGAVSRPTRRSLSSKQKKSKKMKNKVSSSQVTVKRRSWSWQQYLNEEKAEAAPVTLFTQSQSFPSRRPGFKVGMKLEGIDPLHPSMLCVLTVAEVIGCRLRLHIDGYSECYDFWVNADSADIRPAGWCKDHNHKLHPPKGHSETDFDWDTYLQSTTSHAAAPTLFTCRPAGCDFRVGMKLEAVDRKNPGLVCVASVADVIDDRFLVHFDNWDDKYDYWCDSSSPYIHPVGWCEEKGRPLTAPQGHPDPENFLWEEYLNETGSTAAPSSAFTLRSPHSFQLNHKLEAVDRRNPMLIRVATVTDIEDYRVKIHYDGWSQQFDVWFDSDMCDLHPLGWCQRTGHPLEPPPGSSPMPPPSQGVCPTPGCRGVGHIKGAKYSGHHSAFGCPYSDINMRKEVVLPDRLGGERVVTLVPVTLHHHGNQSNRRGIQVKAEPGDRSLRLPLGKRRRQADRLSQPTKFLCVKQEEEELHLPALRQGVRFHPVPPRL encoded by the exons ATGCGCAGTGCCCTCGGTGCGTCAGTGTTTCCGTGTTGTGGAGCCGTCAGCAGACCGACACGGAGGTCTTTGAGCTCG aaacagaaaaaatcaAAGAAGATGAAGAACAAAGTCAGCAGCTCTCAAG tgactGTAAAGAGACGGTCGTGGTCCTGGCAGCAGTACCTGAACGAAGAGAAGGCCGAGGCTGCACCTGTCACTCTGTttacacag TCCCAGTCCTTTCCCAGTAGGAGACCTGGATTTAAAGTCGGGATGAAGCTGGAGGGGATCGACCCTCTTCACCCATCCATGCTTTGTGTGCTGACAGTCGCTGAG GTGATTGGCTGTCGGCTGCGCCTCCATATCGACGGGTACTCGGAGTGCTATGACTTCTGGGTAAACGCGGACTCGGCTGACATCAGACCTGCAGGATGGTGTAAAGACCACAACCACAAGCTCCATCCGCCGAAAG gGCACAGTGAGACGGACTTTGACTGGGACACGTACCTTCAGTCCACAACCTCTCATGCTGCTGCGCCCACTCTGTTCACCTGTCGCCCTGCA GGCTGTGATTTTAGGGTGGGGATGAAGTTGGAGGCGGTCGACAGAAAGAACCCTGGACTCGTCTGTGTTGCCTCCGTTGCCGATGTAATTGACGACCGCTTTCTGGTTCATTTTGACAACTGGGACGACAAGTACGACTACTG GTGTGACAGCAGCAGCCCGTACATCCATCCTGTTGGTTGGTGTGAGGAGAAGGGCCGACCTCTGACTGCGCCCCAAG GGCACCCTGACCCTGAGAACTTCCTATGGGAAGAATATTTGAATGAGACTGGTTCCACTGCTGCTCCCAGTTCAGCCTTCACACTG AGGTCTCCACACAGTTTCCAATTAAACCACAAACTAGAGGCAGTCGACAGGAGGAACCCCATGTTGATCCGTGTTGCCACAGTAACAGATATAGAGGACTACAGGGTGAAG ATCCATTATGACGGCTGGTCGCAGCAGTTTGACGTCTGGTTTGACAGCGACATGTGTGACCTACATCCTCTTGGCTGGTGTCAGCGCACAGGACATCCACTGGAACCACCCCCAG GTTCTTCCCCCATGCCCCCCCCGTCTCAGGGTGTTTGTCCCACTCCGGGCTGCAGAGGAGTCGGACACATCAAAGGAGCCAAATACTCTGGACACCACAG TGCCTTTGGCTGCCCATACTCAGACATCAACATGCGTAAGGAGGTGGTGCTCCCAGATAGACTGGGAGGAGAGAGAGTTGTCACTCTCGTCCCTGTTACTCtgcatcaccatggcaaccagtCCAACAG GAGAGGAATCCAGGTAAAGGCGGAGCCCGGAGACAGGAGTCTGCGGCTTCCTCTGGGGAAGAGAAGAcgacaggcagacag ACTGTCCCAGCCAACCAAATTCCTCTGtgtgaaacaggaagaggaggagcttcACCTCCCTGCTCTCAGACAAG GTGTCAGATTTCATCCAGTCCCTCCCCGGCTGTGA
- the l3mbtl4 gene encoding lethal(3)malignant brain tumor-like protein 4 isoform X2, protein MRSALGASVFPCCGAVSRPTRRSLSSKQKKSKKMKNKVSSSQVTVKRRSWSWQQYLNEEKAEAAPVTLFTQSQSFPSRRPGFKVGMKLEGIDPLHPSMLCVLTVAEVIGCRLRLHIDGYSECYDFWVNADSADIRPAGWCKDHNHKLHPPKGHSETDFDWDTYLQSTTSHAAAPTLFTCRPAGCDFRVGMKLEAVDRKNPGLVCVASVADVIDDRFLVHFDNWDDKYDYWCDSSSPYIHPVGWCEEKGRPLTAPQGHPDPENFLWEEYLNETGSTAAPSSAFTLRSPHSFQLNHKLEAVDRRNPMLIRVATVTDIEDYRVKIHYDGWSQQFDVWFDSDMCDLHPLGWCQRTGHPLEPPPGSSPMPPPSQGVCPTPGCRGVGHIKGAKYSGHHSAFGCPYSDINMRKEVVLPDRLGGERVVTLVPVTLHHHGNQSNRRGIQVKAEPGDRSLRLPLGKRRRQADRLSQPTKFLCVKQEEEELHLPALRQESSLQAALHQSVFLSAMSVQPGRDLTLCWEQHRKLLPAVTGVHADTVQHWTVQQVSDFIQSLPGCEEQAKQFRDEQIDGRAFLLLTQQDIVRIMSIKLGPALKIYNSILMFRHAEDWSQSRAKDKSQSGAEERTTSCIKDRSQSHPKDKNQSGAEDKSQSGAEQRNPECARDKSESDAEVTDT, encoded by the exons ATGCGCAGTGCCCTCGGTGCGTCAGTGTTTCCGTGTTGTGGAGCCGTCAGCAGACCGACACGGAGGTCTTTGAGCTCG aaacagaaaaaatcaAAGAAGATGAAGAACAAAGTCAGCAGCTCTCAAG tgactGTAAAGAGACGGTCGTGGTCCTGGCAGCAGTACCTGAACGAAGAGAAGGCCGAGGCTGCACCTGTCACTCTGTttacacag TCCCAGTCCTTTCCCAGTAGGAGACCTGGATTTAAAGTCGGGATGAAGCTGGAGGGGATCGACCCTCTTCACCCATCCATGCTTTGTGTGCTGACAGTCGCTGAG GTGATTGGCTGTCGGCTGCGCCTCCATATCGACGGGTACTCGGAGTGCTATGACTTCTGGGTAAACGCGGACTCGGCTGACATCAGACCTGCAGGATGGTGTAAAGACCACAACCACAAGCTCCATCCGCCGAAAG gGCACAGTGAGACGGACTTTGACTGGGACACGTACCTTCAGTCCACAACCTCTCATGCTGCTGCGCCCACTCTGTTCACCTGTCGCCCTGCA GGCTGTGATTTTAGGGTGGGGATGAAGTTGGAGGCGGTCGACAGAAAGAACCCTGGACTCGTCTGTGTTGCCTCCGTTGCCGATGTAATTGACGACCGCTTTCTGGTTCATTTTGACAACTGGGACGACAAGTACGACTACTG GTGTGACAGCAGCAGCCCGTACATCCATCCTGTTGGTTGGTGTGAGGAGAAGGGCCGACCTCTGACTGCGCCCCAAG GGCACCCTGACCCTGAGAACTTCCTATGGGAAGAATATTTGAATGAGACTGGTTCCACTGCTGCTCCCAGTTCAGCCTTCACACTG AGGTCTCCACACAGTTTCCAATTAAACCACAAACTAGAGGCAGTCGACAGGAGGAACCCCATGTTGATCCGTGTTGCCACAGTAACAGATATAGAGGACTACAGGGTGAAG ATCCATTATGACGGCTGGTCGCAGCAGTTTGACGTCTGGTTTGACAGCGACATGTGTGACCTACATCCTCTTGGCTGGTGTCAGCGCACAGGACATCCACTGGAACCACCCCCAG GTTCTTCCCCCATGCCCCCCCCGTCTCAGGGTGTTTGTCCCACTCCGGGCTGCAGAGGAGTCGGACACATCAAAGGAGCCAAATACTCTGGACACCACAG TGCCTTTGGCTGCCCATACTCAGACATCAACATGCGTAAGGAGGTGGTGCTCCCAGATAGACTGGGAGGAGAGAGAGTTGTCACTCTCGTCCCTGTTACTCtgcatcaccatggcaaccagtCCAACAG GAGAGGAATCCAGGTAAAGGCGGAGCCCGGAGACAGGAGTCTGCGGCTTCCTCTGGGGAAGAGAAGAcgacaggcagacag ACTGTCCCAGCCAACCAAATTCCTCTGtgtgaaacaggaagaggaggagcttcACCTCCCTGCTCTCAGACAAG AGTCCAGCCTGCAGGCTGCGCTCCACCAGTCCGTCTTCCTGTCAGCAATGTCGGTGCAGCCTGGCCGCGACCTGACGCTCTGCTGGGAGCAACACCGCAAACTGTTGCCCGCGGTCACTGGGGTCCATGCCGATACCGTCCAGCACTGGACCGTTCAGCAG GTGTCAGATTTCATCCAGTCCCTCCCCGGCTGTGAGGAGCAGGCTAAACAGTTCAGAGATGAG CAAATTGATGGGCGGGCCTTTCTGCTGCTCACCCAGCAGGACATTGTCAGGATTATGTCAATCAAACTCGGTCCTGCCCTCAAGATCTACAACTCTATCTTAATGTTCAGACACGCTGAGGATTGGAGCCAATCACGTGCCAAGGACAAGAGCCAATCAGGTGCAGAGGAGAGAACCACATCATGCATCAAGGACAGGAGCCAATCACATCCCAAGGACAAAAACCAATCAGGTGCTGAGGACAAAAGTCAATCAGGTGCAGAGCAGAGGAACCCAGAATGTGCGAGAGACAAGAGCGAATCAGATGCTGAGGTCACTGACACCTGA
- the tmem200ca gene encoding transmembrane protein 200C, with protein sequence MIATGGLLRINARRQGSLKSKPHKPHTHKRKNRKRQSEVVVVKGKLKLCSVSGLVAVLGILVLLVGSIMAALGYWPQDGLLFGTQVQEGNAMASVSSVGSTAAPVDTQDGDDLEEHGDDGGDGFNQTETGNRTISQPPLSFLQDFLDRYLYSDRLKVFGPLIMGIGIFLFICANAVLHEDRDRNTKVINLRDIYSTVIDIHSSSTRRSSTNPLNGLINYVQSKSLETKPRTYPSSLSRSEGGGGRGLSLRQLSAGDGGGDAVFSIYQPEVPVPSSPPHRLSLPPSFSPPPHLPHLQKEALCSTLPLLRPRIQGPRRSHSTRARTGLWTGATGGKEAACPHQPPLCASSLPLARPFQEVLSCSSQLSHLSHLSLSSLSHLLSSSSTTPAPPCRRRSLPTTSFHTGYSKLTQGGDQSFDSAEVTSSLRVGLSEEVNSQRKY encoded by the exons ATGATTGCAACTGGTGGGCTCCTGCGGATCAATGCCCGGCGACAGGGCTCATTGAAGTCTAAACCACAcaaaccccacacacacaagaggaagaacaggaagag ACAGAGCGAGGTTGTCGTGGTGAAGGGCAAGTTGAAGCTGTGCTCGGTCTCGGGTCTGGTGGCAGTGCTTGGTATCCTGGTCTTGTTGGTTGGCTCGATCATGGCAGCTCTGGGCTACTGGCCTCAAGACGGACTGCTGTTCGGTACCCAGGTGCAGGAAGGCAATGCCATGGCATCGGTGTCCTCTGTTGGCTCCACTGCTGCACCTGTGGACACTCAG GATGGAGATGATCTTGAAGAACATGGAGATGATGGAGGTGATGGGTTCAACCAGACAGAAACTGGCAACAGGACAATCTCACAGCCCCCACTAAGCTTTCTGCAGGACTTCCTGGACAG GTACCTGTACTCTGATAGGTTGAAGGTCTTTGGGCCCCTCATCATGGGGATTGGGATCTTCCTGTTCATCTGTGCAAATGCCGTCTTACATGAGGACCGGGACAGGAATACCAAAGTCATCAACCTGCGGGACATTTACTCTACTGTCATCGACAtccactcctcctccacccGCCGGTCCTCGACCAATCCCCTGAATGGCCTTATTAACTACGTCCAGTCAAAGAGCCTGGAGACCAAGCCCAGAACATACCCCTCCTCGCTGAGCAGGAGTGAGGGGGGTGGAGGAAGAGGGTTGTCTTTGAGGCAACTGTCAGCTGGTGATGGAGGTGGAGATGCAGTGTTCAGTATCTACCAACCAGAAGTTCCTGTACCCTCCTCCCCGCCACATAGACTGTCCCTGCCCCCCAGTTTTAGCCCCCCTCCCCACCTCCCCCACCTGCAGAAGGAGGCACTCTGCTCCACCTTACCGCTGCTCCGTCCCCGGATCCAGGGCCCTCGCAGGAGCCACTCCACCCGTGCCAGGACAGGCCTGTGGACGGGTGCCACAGGAGGAAAGGAGGCTGCATGTCCCCACCAACCTCCTCTCTGTGCTTCCAGCCTGCCCCTAGCCAGACCCTTCCAGGAGGTTCTATCCTGCAGCTCCCAACTGTCCCACCTGTCCCATCTGTCCCTCTCCTCCTTGTCCCAtctcctgtcctcctcctcaacCACACCAGCCCCCCCCTGCCGGAGGCGCAGCCTGCCGACCACGAGCTTCCACACAGGCTACAGCAAACTGACACAGGGAGGGGACCAATCCTTTGACTCGGCCGAAGTGACATCATCACTGAGGGTGGGCCTTTCAGAGGAAGTGAACTCACAGAGAAAGTACTGA